A single window of Modestobacter italicus DNA harbors:
- a CDS encoding DUF6869 domain-containing protein has protein sequence MFESEATFRPDGSCLLVDVLAGTQRTWPSVTAWAADWFAEWRAGEHGDASDFAGVACDAAAPGVVGALVVLADAAEGDADLIAWVGAGPVEDLLSHSGNGLRVLDEVDRAARRQPAFRAALGTVVLGNDVPEPVVTRLAELTALGPHQC, from the coding sequence GTGTTCGAGTCCGAGGCCACCTTCCGCCCGGACGGTTCCTGCCTCCTGGTCGACGTCCTCGCGGGGACGCAGCGGACCTGGCCGAGCGTGACGGCGTGGGCGGCTGACTGGTTCGCCGAGTGGCGGGCCGGCGAGCACGGCGACGCCAGCGACTTCGCCGGCGTCGCGTGCGACGCCGCGGCTCCGGGTGTGGTGGGTGCACTGGTCGTCCTGGCCGACGCGGCCGAGGGTGACGCCGACCTGATCGCCTGGGTGGGGGCCGGACCGGTGGAGGACCTGCTCTCCCACTCGGGCAACGGCCTGCGCGTCCTGGACGAGGTGGACCGGGCCGCCCGCCGGCAGCCGGCCTTCCGCGCCGCGCTGGGCACGGTCGTGCTCGGGAACGACGTGCCCGAACCCGTCGTGACCCGGCTGGCGGAGCTCACCGCCCTGGGCCCTCACCAGTGCTGA
- a CDS encoding dihydrofolate reductase family protein, protein MSELLVDFITSLDGYASGEGWPGFWGLEGPEYLAWLGEQPEVTYLMGANTYRLMSGFAAGEVPSGQDEFRPEEEASVDELTQASKVVFSSSLEEPLTWANSTLVRDDAVEAVRAMKENGSGLLSTIGSLSLCRSLLTAGLVDRFRVGIFPVITGATGDERIYDGYPDVALEMIEHRTFDGRIQLVEYKPRVLEHPPLGAPA, encoded by the coding sequence ATGTCTGAGCTTCTCGTCGACTTCATCACCTCCCTCGACGGCTACGCATCGGGAGAGGGATGGCCGGGGTTCTGGGGCCTCGAGGGCCCGGAGTACCTCGCATGGCTCGGTGAGCAGCCCGAGGTCACGTATCTGATGGGGGCGAACACCTACCGCCTGATGTCGGGCTTCGCCGCCGGCGAGGTGCCGAGTGGCCAAGACGAGTTCAGGCCCGAGGAAGAGGCGTCCGTCGACGAGCTCACGCAAGCGTCCAAGGTGGTGTTCTCCTCCTCGCTCGAGGAGCCACTGACGTGGGCCAACTCCACGCTCGTCCGCGACGACGCCGTCGAAGCGGTGCGCGCCATGAAGGAGAACGGCTCGGGACTCCTCAGCACGATAGGCAGCCTCAGCCTGTGCCGGTCCCTGCTCACGGCTGGACTCGTCGACCGCTTCCGGGTCGGGATCTTCCCGGTGATCACCGGCGCCACGGGGGACGAACGCATCTACGACGGCTACCCCGACGTCGCTCTCGAGATGATCGAGCACCGCACCTTCGACGGCCGCATCCAGCTCGTCGAGTACAAGCCACGCGTCCTCGAGCACCCGCCGCTCGGCGCCCCTGCGTGA
- a CDS encoding acyl-CoA carboxylase subunit epsilon — translation MSQPLLRVVSGQPTDEELAALTVVVAALAQRRPDRRRPTPVGAWASRADLVRTPLQPGPGGWRAAGRFA, via the coding sequence GTGAGCCAGCCCCTGCTGCGGGTGGTCAGCGGCCAGCCCACCGACGAGGAGCTCGCCGCGCTGACCGTCGTCGTCGCTGCCCTCGCCCAGCGCCGCCCTGACCGGCGCCGTCCGACGCCGGTGGGTGCCTGGGCCTCCCGCGCGGACCTCGTCCGCACCCCCTTGCAGCCGGGTCCCGGCGGCTGGCGTGCGGCGGGGCGGTTCGCGTGA
- a CDS encoding IS30 family transposase: MVSEWRRVLDERQERFWELVTAGSSSSQACEAVGVDRRQGYRWRRDSSGRPPAAPRVVSARYLSLEERLQIADLHLDGASMRAIAARLGRAPSTISRELGRNGPVPAAGRARRANYAPYAAHKRAGLRARRPKPFKLEDARLALAVQAKLCLKWSPAQISAHLAGEHGDEAAMRVSHETIYQALFVQGRGQLRTELHRHLRTGRAWRRPHGFSSPTTAKISGMVSISERPAEAADRAVPGHWEGDLILGQHCRSAIATLVERQTRFCLLVHLPDGHGAQTVRDRLVAAITTLPEQLRRSLTWDQGTELAQHQAITLATDMAIYFCDPHSPWQRGSNENTNGLLRQYFPKGTDLSVHSAEDLEAVAAELNGRPRQTLGFITPAQAMQRLLSDPEKPVVATTA; encoded by the coding sequence GTGGTTTCGGAATGGCGGCGGGTTCTGGATGAGCGGCAGGAGCGGTTCTGGGAGCTGGTGACGGCGGGATCGTCCTCTTCGCAGGCCTGTGAGGCTGTCGGCGTGGATCGGCGGCAGGGATATCGGTGGCGACGCGACTCGAGCGGTCGACCGCCGGCGGCACCGCGGGTGGTGTCGGCGAGATATCTGTCGCTGGAGGAACGGCTGCAGATCGCCGACCTGCACCTGGACGGCGCGTCGATGCGCGCGATCGCTGCCCGGCTCGGCCGCGCCCCGTCGACGATCAGTCGCGAGCTGGGCCGCAACGGGCCCGTGCCGGCGGCCGGACGGGCGAGGCGGGCGAATTACGCGCCGTACGCGGCGCACAAACGCGCCGGGCTGCGGGCGCGACGGCCCAAGCCGTTCAAGCTGGAGGACGCACGGCTGGCCCTGGCGGTCCAGGCCAAGCTGTGCCTGAAGTGGAGCCCGGCCCAGATCAGCGCGCACCTGGCCGGCGAGCACGGCGACGAGGCGGCGATGCGGGTGAGCCACGAGACCATCTATCAGGCGCTGTTCGTGCAGGGCCGCGGCCAGCTGCGCACCGAGCTGCACCGGCATCTGCGCACCGGTCGGGCCTGGCGCCGGCCCCACGGGTTCTCTAGCCCGACCACGGCGAAGATCTCCGGCATGGTGTCGATCAGCGAACGGCCGGCTGAAGCCGCCGACCGGGCGGTGCCCGGCCACTGGGAGGGCGACCTGATCCTGGGCCAGCACTGCCGGTCGGCGATCGCCACCCTGGTCGAACGCCAGACTCGCTTCTGCCTGCTGGTGCACCTGCCCGACGGGCACGGCGCCCAGACCGTCCGCGACCGGTTGGTCGCAGCGATCACGACCCTGCCCGAGCAGCTGCGTCGCTCATTGACCTGGGACCAGGGCACCGAGCTGGCTCAACACCAGGCCATCACGCTGGCTACTGACATGGCGATCTACTTCTGCGATCCGCACTCGCCCTGGCAACGCGGCAGCAACGAGAACACCAACGGCCTGCTGCGCCAATATTTTCCGAAGGGCACCGACCTCTCCGTTCACAGCGCTGAGGACCTCGAGGCCGTCGCTGCTGAACTCAATGGCAGACCCCGCCAGACCCTCGGGTTCATCACCCCAGCGCAAGCCATGCAGCGGCTACTGTCCGACCCCGAAAAGCCAGTCGTTGCGACGACCGCTTGA
- a CDS encoding acetyl/propionyl/methylcrotonyl-CoA carboxylase subunit alpha — MQKVLIANRGEIAVRVARACRDAGLTSVAVYAEPDRDALHVRAADEAFALGGTTPGDSYLVIDKIIDVARRSGADAVHPGYGFLSENAGFAQAVIDAGLTWIGPSPQAIIDLGDKVAARHIATRAGAPLVPGTKDPVADAEEVIAFAKEHGLPVAIKAAFGGGGRGLKVARTIEEIPELFDSAVREAVSAFGRGECFVERFLDKPRHVEAQVLADTHGTVIVVGTRDCSLQRRNQKLVEEAPAPFLTDEQRERIHSSAKAICAEAGYVGAGTVEYLVGTDGSISFLEVNTRLQVEHPVSEETSGIDLVRQQFRIAQGLPLEITADPTPRGHSIEFRINAEDAGRNFMPAPGPVTRLEVPQGPGVRWDSGVETGGEVAGAFDSMLAKLIVTGATRTEALQRARRALAELVVEGMPTVVPFHRAVVADEAFTAEPFTVHTRWIETEWDNQVPPYGPAAESEDAEPRQTVVVEVGGRRLEVSLPAGLAAGGGGAAPASGGAKPRKRGGGHGGSAASGDSLTAPMQGTIVKVAVEDGATVAAGDLVVVLEAMKMEQPITAHKAGTVSGLSAEVGASVTSGAVLCTITDAAE, encoded by the coding sequence GTGCAGAAGGTCCTGATCGCCAACCGCGGTGAGATCGCGGTGCGTGTCGCACGCGCCTGCCGGGACGCCGGGCTGACCAGCGTCGCGGTCTACGCCGAGCCCGACCGGGACGCCCTGCACGTGCGCGCCGCCGACGAGGCCTTCGCCCTGGGCGGCACCACCCCCGGCGACTCCTACCTGGTCATCGACAAGATCATCGACGTCGCGCGGCGGTCCGGCGCCGACGCGGTGCACCCCGGCTACGGCTTCCTGAGCGAGAACGCCGGGTTCGCCCAGGCCGTCATCGACGCCGGTCTGACCTGGATCGGCCCCTCCCCGCAGGCGATCATCGACCTCGGTGACAAGGTCGCCGCCCGGCACATCGCCACCCGCGCCGGCGCACCGCTGGTGCCGGGCACCAAGGACCCGGTCGCCGACGCCGAGGAGGTCATCGCCTTCGCCAAGGAGCACGGCCTCCCGGTGGCCATCAAGGCCGCGTTCGGCGGCGGCGGCCGCGGGCTGAAGGTCGCCCGCACGATCGAGGAGATCCCCGAGCTGTTCGACTCCGCCGTCCGCGAGGCGGTGTCGGCGTTCGGCCGCGGCGAGTGCTTCGTCGAACGCTTCCTGGACAAGCCCCGGCACGTCGAGGCCCAGGTGCTCGCCGACACCCACGGCACCGTCATCGTCGTCGGTACCCGCGACTGCTCGCTGCAGCGCCGCAACCAGAAGCTGGTCGAGGAGGCCCCCGCGCCGTTCCTCACCGACGAGCAGCGCGAGCGCATCCACTCCTCGGCCAAGGCCATCTGCGCCGAGGCCGGCTACGTCGGTGCCGGCACCGTGGAGTACCTGGTCGGCACCGACGGCTCGATCTCCTTCCTCGAGGTCAACACCCGGCTGCAGGTCGAGCACCCCGTGAGTGAGGAGACGTCGGGCATCGACCTGGTCCGCCAGCAGTTCCGGATCGCGCAGGGCCTGCCGCTGGAGATCACCGCCGACCCCACCCCGCGCGGGCACAGCATCGAGTTCCGGATCAACGCCGAGGACGCCGGGCGCAACTTCATGCCCGCCCCCGGCCCGGTCACCCGGCTGGAGGTCCCGCAGGGCCCCGGCGTGCGCTGGGACTCCGGCGTGGAGACCGGCGGTGAGGTCGCCGGCGCCTTCGACTCCATGCTGGCCAAGCTGATCGTCACCGGCGCCACCCGCACCGAGGCGTTGCAGCGCGCCCGCCGCGCGCTGGCCGAACTGGTCGTCGAGGGCATGCCCACCGTCGTCCCGTTCCACCGCGCCGTCGTCGCCGACGAGGCGTTCACCGCCGAGCCGTTCACCGTGCACACCCGGTGGATCGAGACCGAGTGGGACAACCAGGTCCCGCCCTACGGCCCGGCCGCGGAGTCCGAGGACGCCGAGCCGCGGCAGACCGTCGTGGTCGAGGTCGGCGGCCGCCGGCTGGAGGTGTCGCTGCCCGCCGGGCTGGCCGCGGGCGGCGGTGGGGCGGCCCCGGCCAGCGGCGGGGCGAAGCCGCGCAAGCGCGGCGGCGGGCACGGCGGCTCGGCCGCCTCCGGTGACTCCCTCACCGCGCCCATGCAGGGCACCATCGTCAAGGTCGCGGTCGAGGACGGTGCCACCGTCGCCGCCGGTGACCTGGTCGTCGTCCTCGAGGCGATGAAGATGGAGCAGCCCATCACCGCGCACAAGGCCGGCACCGTGTCCGGGCTGTCCGCCGAGGTCGGCGCCAGCGTCACCAGCGGCGCCGTCCTCTGCACCATCACCGACGCCGCCGAGTAG
- a CDS encoding serine hydrolase translates to MKRRTRALLCLLTGLVAVLGPASAARADQWQDRVSAGSGYATGAGTTVAIALFDRGTGLYRDNGAAAHTRIESASVMKLFIAENLLHRRDLGQIRLTAADLTDMSRMLRESYDAAANRFWSSYGTNAIVGDVIARYGLSETGLTSNVRYWGNTLITAHDIVVFYQRLMDGSGGLSAGSRDWIVDQLRQSTEQGDGGRQFFGLHDGLPLERVIAQKQGWMCCVNGSAYRHSTGLVGPDGRYAVAVLTREPSDRGTAHLEASITGAVRTMFPEGLIPRVQGDIGELWYRMGGTRSLLGYPTSDELGLPGGAVSRFQGGFVYWTPSTGPHWVAGDILRKYGAYGYERSVLRYPVSDEIPLAGGALSRFQGGSIYWSPRTGAHAVGGNILARYGSYDWEKGVLGYPTSDELALTGGALNRFQGGYVYWSPATGAHAVGGAILGAYGATGWERGWLGYPTSEETRLPGGAVSRFSGGAVYWSPQGGAHPVRGPILTAYETLGAGQGELGYPTRDELTLVNGGAVSVFQHGALYWTRTTGAHWLGGDLLTAYGAQGYERGPLGYPTSDPHPVAGGTRVDFQRGSLTLTPSGQVLRDADAAPTAVTPQPTRTPAPAAVPTPTPTPTPTPTATPTPAAPTTTAPTTGDASGATP, encoded by the coding sequence GTGAAGCGTCGAACCAGGGCACTGCTCTGCCTGTTGACCGGGCTGGTCGCCGTCCTCGGGCCGGCATCGGCCGCCCGGGCGGACCAGTGGCAGGACCGGGTCTCGGCCGGCAGCGGCTACGCGACCGGGGCGGGGACGACCGTCGCGATCGCGCTGTTCGACCGCGGCACCGGGCTGTACCGCGACAACGGCGCCGCCGCGCACACCCGGATCGAGTCGGCGTCGGTGATGAAGCTGTTCATCGCCGAGAACCTGCTGCACCGGCGCGACCTCGGGCAGATCCGGCTCACCGCGGCCGACCTGACCGACATGTCCCGGATGCTGCGCGAGTCCTACGACGCCGCGGCCAACCGGTTCTGGAGCAGCTACGGCACCAACGCGATCGTCGGCGACGTCATCGCCCGGTACGGCCTGAGCGAGACCGGGCTGACCAGCAACGTCCGCTACTGGGGCAACACGCTGATCACCGCCCACGACATCGTCGTCTTCTACCAGCGGCTGATGGACGGCTCCGGCGGGCTGTCCGCCGGCTCGCGGGACTGGATCGTCGACCAGTTGCGCCAGTCGACCGAGCAGGGCGACGGCGGCCGGCAGTTCTTCGGGCTGCACGACGGGCTGCCGCTGGAGCGCGTGATCGCCCAGAAGCAGGGCTGGATGTGCTGCGTCAACGGCAGCGCCTACCGGCACTCCACCGGGCTCGTCGGCCCGGACGGCCGGTACGCCGTGGCCGTGCTCACCCGCGAGCCCTCCGACCGCGGGACGGCGCACCTGGAGGCCTCGATCACCGGGGCGGTGCGCACGATGTTCCCCGAGGGGCTCATCCCCCGCGTGCAGGGCGACATCGGTGAGCTCTGGTACCGGATGGGCGGCACCCGCAGCCTGCTGGGCTACCCGACCAGCGACGAGCTCGGCCTGCCCGGCGGCGCGGTGAGCCGGTTCCAGGGCGGGTTCGTCTACTGGACGCCGTCCACCGGCCCGCACTGGGTCGCCGGGGACATCCTCCGCAAGTACGGGGCCTACGGCTACGAGCGCAGCGTGCTGCGCTACCCGGTCAGCGACGAGATCCCGCTGGCCGGCGGCGCGCTCAGCCGGTTCCAGGGCGGCTCGATCTACTGGTCACCGCGCACCGGCGCGCACGCGGTCGGCGGCAACATCCTGGCCCGGTACGGCAGCTACGACTGGGAGAAGGGCGTGCTGGGCTACCCGACCAGCGACGAGCTCGCGCTGACCGGCGGGGCGCTGAACCGGTTCCAGGGCGGCTACGTCTACTGGTCACCGGCCACCGGCGCGCACGCGGTCGGCGGCGCCATCCTGGGCGCGTACGGCGCGACCGGGTGGGAGCGGGGCTGGCTCGGCTACCCGACCAGCGAGGAGACCCGCCTGCCCGGCGGGGCGGTGAGCCGGTTCTCCGGCGGCGCCGTCTACTGGTCACCCCAGGGCGGCGCCCACCCGGTCCGGGGGCCGATCCTCACCGCGTACGAGACCCTCGGCGCCGGGCAGGGCGAGCTCGGCTACCCGACCCGGGACGAGCTGACCCTCGTCAACGGCGGTGCCGTCTCCGTCTTCCAGCACGGCGCCCTCTACTGGACGCGGACCACCGGTGCGCACTGGCTCGGCGGTGACCTGCTCACCGCCTACGGCGCCCAGGGGTACGAGCGCGGCCCGCTCGGCTACCCGACCAGCGACCCGCACCCGGTGGCCGGCGGCACCCGCGTCGACTTCCAGCGCGGCAGCCTGACGCTGACCCCGTCCGGCCAGGTCCTCCGGGACGCGGACGCGGCACCGACCGCGGTCACCCCGCAGCCGACGCGCACCCCCGCACCGGCCGCCGTCCCCACCCCGACACCCACCCCCACACCCACACCCACGGCGACACCGACACCGGCCGCACCGACGACGACGGCGCCGACGACCGGCGACGCGAGCGGGGCGACGCCGTGA
- a CDS encoding acyl-CoA carboxylase subunit beta gives MSAAELESAGEHVPADLDLHTTAGKLADFERRVQEATHAGSTRAVEKQHAAGKMTARERIEALLDPGSFTELDEFARHRSTNFGMDARRPFGDGVVTGYGTVDGRPVCVFSQDVTVFGGSLGEVYGEKIVKVLDLAVRNGCPIIGINEGGGARIQEGVVSLGLYAEIFRRNVHASGVIPQISLVMGAAAGGHVYSPALTDFIVMVDKTSQMFITGPDVVKTVTGEDVTLEELGGARTHNTKSGVAHYLAADEADALDYVKALLSYLPSNNLDPLPAIETAPVDIALPEAVTETDRELDTFIPDSPNTPYDMHTVIEHVLDDGEFLEVQALWGPNIVIGFGRVEGRPVGVVANQPTQFAGTLDIDASEKAARFVRTCDAFNIPVLTFVDVPGFLPGTSQEWDGIIRRGAKLIYAYAEATVPLITVITRKAYGGAYDVMGSKHLGADVNLAWPTAQIAVIGAQGAVGILYRKELAAAEDPEALRAELIGNYEDTLANPYIAADRGYVDAVIPPSHTRVHIVRALRLLANKRQTLPPKKHGNIPL, from the coding sequence GTGAGTGCCGCCGAACTGGAGAGCGCGGGCGAACACGTCCCCGCTGATCTCGACCTGCACACCACCGCCGGCAAGCTGGCCGACTTCGAGCGCCGGGTGCAGGAGGCCACGCACGCCGGGTCGACGCGCGCGGTGGAGAAGCAGCACGCGGCCGGGAAGATGACCGCCCGGGAGCGGATCGAGGCGCTGCTGGACCCCGGCTCGTTCACCGAGCTCGACGAGTTCGCCCGGCACCGGTCCACGAACTTCGGCATGGACGCCCGCCGCCCGTTCGGCGACGGCGTGGTCACCGGCTACGGCACCGTCGACGGCCGCCCGGTCTGCGTGTTCTCCCAGGACGTGACCGTCTTCGGCGGCAGCCTCGGTGAGGTGTACGGCGAGAAGATCGTCAAGGTGCTGGACCTGGCGGTGCGCAACGGCTGCCCGATCATCGGCATCAACGAGGGCGGCGGCGCGCGGATCCAGGAGGGCGTGGTCTCCCTGGGCCTCTACGCCGAGATCTTCCGCCGCAACGTGCACGCCTCCGGGGTCATCCCGCAGATCTCCCTGGTCATGGGCGCCGCGGCCGGTGGGCACGTCTACTCCCCCGCACTCACCGACTTCATCGTCATGGTCGACAAGACCAGCCAGATGTTCATCACCGGCCCGGACGTGGTCAAGACCGTCACCGGTGAGGACGTGACGCTGGAAGAGCTGGGCGGGGCGCGCACCCACAACACCAAGTCCGGCGTCGCGCACTACCTGGCCGCCGACGAGGCCGACGCGCTGGACTACGTCAAGGCGCTGCTGTCCTACCTGCCGTCCAACAACCTCGACCCGCTGCCGGCGATCGAGACCGCACCGGTCGACATCGCGCTGCCCGAGGCGGTCACCGAGACCGACCGGGAGCTGGACACCTTCATCCCGGACTCCCCCAACACCCCCTACGACATGCACACCGTCATCGAGCACGTCCTGGACGACGGCGAGTTCCTCGAGGTGCAGGCGCTGTGGGGGCCCAACATCGTCATCGGCTTCGGCCGGGTCGAAGGCAGGCCCGTGGGTGTGGTGGCCAACCAGCCGACCCAGTTCGCCGGCACGCTGGACATCGACGCGAGTGAGAAGGCCGCCCGCTTCGTGCGCACCTGCGACGCCTTCAACATCCCGGTGCTGACCTTCGTCGACGTCCCCGGCTTCCTGCCCGGCACCTCCCAGGAGTGGGACGGCATCATCCGCCGCGGCGCCAAGCTGATCTACGCCTACGCCGAGGCCACCGTCCCGCTGATCACCGTGATCACCCGCAAGGCCTACGGCGGCGCCTACGACGTGATGGGCTCCAAGCACCTGGGCGCCGACGTCAACCTGGCCTGGCCCACCGCCCAGATCGCGGTCATCGGCGCGCAGGGCGCGGTCGGCATCCTCTACCGCAAGGAGCTCGCCGCCGCCGAGGACCCCGAGGCCCTCCGCGCGGAGCTGATCGGCAACTACGAGGACACCCTCGCCAACCCCTACATCGCCGCCGACCGCGGCTACGTAGACGCGGTCATCCCGCCCTCGCACACCCGGGTGCACATCGTCCGGGCCCTGCGGCTGCTGGCCAACAAGCGCCAGACCCTGCCGCCCAAGAAGCACGGGAACATCCCGCTGTGA
- a CDS encoding Maf family protein, with amino-acid sequence MSDVRRLVLASQSPARLQLMRQAGLDPEVVVSGVDESTVQAPRVAELVALLAAAKATAVAGRETDALVVAADSLLEFRGQEMGKPADVAEARLRWERMRGRSGVLHTGQAVFDVRDGAVTQRDVGVASTVVHFDSPTTAELEAYLASGEPLAVAGAFTLDGLGAPFVRRIEGDPSAVIGLSLPLLRTQLARLGTSLVDLWPH; translated from the coding sequence GTGAGCGACGTCCGCCGGCTGGTGCTGGCCTCGCAGTCCCCCGCCCGGCTGCAGCTGATGCGCCAGGCCGGCCTCGACCCCGAGGTGGTGGTCAGCGGGGTCGACGAGAGCACCGTGCAGGCCCCCCGCGTCGCCGAGCTGGTGGCCCTGCTCGCCGCCGCCAAGGCCACCGCGGTCGCCGGCCGGGAGACCGACGCGCTGGTCGTGGCGGCGGACTCGCTGCTGGAGTTCCGCGGCCAGGAGATGGGCAAGCCGGCCGACGTCGCCGAGGCCCGGCTGCGCTGGGAGCGGATGCGCGGCCGCAGCGGCGTGCTGCACACCGGCCAGGCGGTCTTCGACGTCCGGGACGGCGCGGTGACCCAGCGGGACGTCGGCGTCGCCTCCACCGTCGTCCACTTCGACTCCCCCACCACGGCCGAGCTGGAGGCCTACCTGGCCAGTGGCGAGCCGCTGGCCGTGGCCGGCGCGTTCACCCTCGACGGCCTCGGCGCACCGTTCGTCCGCCGCATCGAGGGCGACCCGTCGGCGGTCATCGGCCTGTCGCTGCCCCTGCTGCGCACCCAGCTGGCGAGGCTCGGTACGTCACTGGTCGACCTCTGGCCCCACTGA
- a CDS encoding biotin--[acetyl-CoA-carboxylase] ligase yields the protein MSDPHLPAPDRPALDAAALTAAVVTGGLWREVEVVEAIGSTNAELVARAAADEPEGLVLVAEHQQAGRGRLDRTWTSPPRAGVTVSLLLRPDVPAARRAWLSLLTGVALAEAVSEVTGVRTSLKWPNDLLAADGTKLAGILAETSGAAVVVGVGLNVSTRRDELPDTGTSLALVAGGPVDRASVLEAFLRTFERRYSRWVQVLGDPVSSGLAQDYLAWCSTVGATVTVTMPDGSTLEGVAEAVDWDGRLVVRTGAGIVELASGDVRHVRPGREG from the coding sequence GTGTCCGACCCCCACCTCCCCGCACCGGATCGACCCGCGCTGGACGCCGCCGCGCTGACCGCCGCGGTCGTCACCGGCGGCCTGTGGCGGGAGGTGGAAGTGGTCGAGGCGATCGGGTCGACGAACGCGGAGCTGGTCGCCCGGGCCGCGGCCGACGAGCCGGAGGGGCTGGTGCTCGTCGCGGAGCACCAGCAGGCCGGCCGCGGCCGGCTGGACCGCACCTGGACCTCGCCGCCCCGGGCCGGCGTCACCGTCTCGCTGCTGCTGCGCCCCGACGTGCCCGCCGCCCGCCGGGCCTGGCTCTCGCTGCTGACCGGGGTGGCGCTGGCCGAGGCGGTGTCGGAGGTGACCGGCGTCCGCACGTCGCTCAAGTGGCCCAACGACCTGCTCGCCGCCGACGGCACGAAGCTGGCCGGGATCCTGGCCGAGACGTCCGGGGCCGCCGTCGTCGTCGGGGTGGGGCTGAACGTCTCGACCCGCCGCGACGAGCTCCCCGACACCGGGACGTCGCTGGCGCTGGTGGCCGGCGGGCCGGTCGACCGCGCGAGCGTGCTGGAGGCGTTCCTGCGCACGTTCGAGCGCCGGTACTCCCGGTGGGTGCAGGTGCTCGGCGACCCGGTGTCCTCGGGCCTCGCGCAGGACTACCTCGCCTGGTGCAGCACGGTCGGGGCCACCGTCACCGTGACGATGCCCGACGGGTCGACGCTGGAGGGGGTCGCGGAGGCCGTCGACTGGGACGGCCGGCTCGTCGTCCGCACCGGGGCCGGGATCGTGGAACTGGCCTCCGGCGACGTCCGGCACGTGCGCCCGGGACGGGAGGGCTGA
- a CDS encoding PH domain-containing protein has product MAYPDKVLGDDEEVVRHLHPHWLTVFWPIVGFLVLVGAASFGAALVPDGTQQGLWRLVVVGAAVVLAVWLVGVPLLRWRTTHYVITTHRLLHRTGVLSRHGRDLGLSRITDVSYRQSLWDRVINSGTVTIETAGDGGPTVFTAIPDSDGVQQLLNQLVEEDADRRAQESAAYLGEYHSLDGQHPTEQF; this is encoded by the coding sequence GTGGCCTATCCGGACAAGGTGCTCGGGGACGACGAGGAGGTCGTGCGGCACCTGCACCCGCACTGGCTGACCGTCTTCTGGCCGATCGTGGGGTTCCTCGTGCTGGTGGGAGCGGCGTCCTTCGGCGCTGCGCTGGTGCCCGACGGCACGCAGCAGGGCCTGTGGCGACTCGTGGTCGTCGGCGCGGCCGTCGTCCTGGCGGTGTGGCTGGTCGGCGTCCCGCTGCTGCGCTGGCGGACGACGCACTACGTGATCACCACCCACCGGCTGCTGCACCGCACCGGCGTCCTGTCCCGGCACGGCCGGGACCTCGGCCTCTCCCGGATCACCGACGTCTCCTACCGGCAGAGCCTGTGGGACCGGGTCATCAACTCCGGCACGGTCACCATCGAGACCGCGGGCGACGGCGGCCCGACCGTCTTCACCGCCATCCCGGACAGCGACGGCGTGCAGCAGCTGCTCAACCAGCTGGTCGAGGAGGACGCCGACCGGCGGGCGCAGGAGAGCGCGGCCTACCTCGGCGAGTACCACTCGCTGGACGGTCAGCACCCCACCGAACAGTTCTGA